A part of Scophthalmus maximus strain ysfricsl-2021 chromosome 20, ASM2237912v1, whole genome shotgun sequence genomic DNA contains:
- the sptan1 gene encoding spectrin alpha chain, non-erythrocytic 1 isoform X1 gives MVTSRLVKRNKPRPPEQRLIVHRRSARITTSTYVSCFIKLTEKMDASGKVLETAEDIQERRQQVLDRYRRFKDLSIMRRQKLEDSYRFQFFRRDADELEKWIQEKLQIASDENYKDPSNLQGKLQKHQAFEAEVQANAGAIIKLDETGNLMINEGHFFSETIRTRLEELHRLWDLLLLRTKEKGMRLLQAQKLVQYLRECEDALDWISDKEAMATSEELGQDLEHVEVLQKKFEEFQTDLAAHEERVNEVNQLAAKLIQETHPEAELIVRKQDEVNAAWQRLKGLAQQRQGKLFGAAEVQRFNRDVDETISWIKEKEQLMASDDFGRDLASVQALLRKHEGLERDLAALEDKVNTLGGDAERLQQTHPQNAAQIHLKKDELVTNWEQIRTLAAERHTRLNDSYRLQRFTADFRDLTSWVTEMKALINADELANDVAGAEALLDRHQEHKGEIDAHEDSFRSADEAGQALLNTGHYASEEVKEKLGVLTEEKETLLELWEVRRQQYEQCMDLQLFYRDTEQVDNWMSKQEAFLLNEDLGDSLDSVEALLKKHEDFEKSLSAQEEKITALDEFATKLIQNNHYAKEDVATRRDALLNRRNALHERAQSRRAALEDSFHLQQFFRDSDELKSWINEKMKTATDEAYKDPSNLQGKVQKHQAFEAELSANQSRIDALQKSGQELLDGKHYASDEVACRMEEVGSQWKKLLEATELKGIKLREANQQQQFNRNVEDIELWLYEVEGHLSSDDYGKDLTSVQNLQKKHALLEADVAAHQDRIDGITIQARQFQEAGHFDADNIRKKQEALVVRYEALREPMAARKQKLSDSLRLQQLFRDVEDEETWIREKEPIAASTNRGKDLIGVQNLLKKHQALQAEISGHEPRIKAVTQKGEAMVEEGHFAGEEVKVKLAELHGRWDSLKAKASQRRQDLEDSLQAQQYFADANEAESWMREKEPIVGSVDYGKDEDSAEALLKKHEALMSDLSAYGSSIQSLKEQAQSCRQQVAPTDDETGKELVLALYDYQEKSPREVTMKKGDILTLLNSTNKDWWKVEVNDRQGFVPAAYVKKLDPTQSSSRENLLDEHGSIALRQDQIENQLVTKEACSVSVRMKQVEELYGTLLELGEKRKDMLEKSCKKFMLFREANELQQWIHEKESALTNEEMGSDLEQVEVLQKKFDDFQKDLKANESRLRDINKVASELESEGLMAEEAPMVQAQQQEMLGSAPGKDEADSKTASPWKNIRLAVQTTANFNTIKELNNRWRSLQQLAEERSNMLGSAHEVQRFHRDADETKEWIEEKNQALNTDNYGHDLASVQALQRKHEGFERDLAALGDKVNSLGETAERLIQSHPEAVDDIQEKCTELNTAWSSLVGRADQRKEKLGNSHDLQRFLSDFRDLMSWINGIRGLVSSEELAKDVTGAEALLERHQEHRTEIDARAGTFQAFEQFGQQLLVRGHYASPEIQQKLEALDRERADLEQAWVQRRMMLDQCLELQLFNRDCEQAENWMAAREAFLASDDKGDSLDSVEALIKKHEDFDKAINVQEEKIAALQSFADQLIGADHYAKPEIFNRRKEVLDRWRRLKAQMIEKRSKLGESQTLQQFSRDVDEIEAWISEKLQTATDESYKDPTNIQLSKLLSKHQKHQAFEAELHANADRIRGVIDTGNALIQRGACAGSEDAVKVRLNALDEQWQFLVNKSAEKSQKLKEANKQQNFNTGIKDFDFWLSEVEALLASEDYGKDLASVNNLLKKHQLLEADISAHEDRLKDLNNQADSLMGSSAFDTSLVKDKRDAVNGRFTKIKSMAAGRRAKLNESHRLHQFFRDLDDEESWIKEKKLLVSSEDYGRDLTGVQNLRKKHKRLEAELGAHEPAIQSVLDTGKKLSDDNTIGQEEIQQRLAQFVDHWKELKDLSGARGQRLEESLEYQQFVANVEEEEAWINEKLNLVGSEDYGDTLAAVQGLLKKHEAFETDFTVHRDRVNDVCANGDELIKKNNHHVDNISAKMAALRGKVSELERAAAQRKAKLDENSAFLQFNWKADVVESWIGEKENSLKTDDYGRDLSSVQTLLTKQETFDAGLQAFQQEGITNITALKDQLLAAQHVQSKAIEARHASLIKRWNQLLSNSAARKKKLLEAQEHFRKVEDLFLTFAKKASAFNSWFENAEEDLTDPVRCNSLEEIRALREAHEAFRSSLSSAQADFNQLDELDQQIKSYQVVSNPYTWFTMEALEETWRNLQKIIKERELELQKEQRRQEENDKLRQEFAQHANAFHQWLQETRTYLLDGSCMVEESGTLESQLEATKRKHQEIRAMRSQLKKIEDLGAAMEEALILDNKYTEHSTVGLAQQWDQLDQLGMRMQHNLEQQIQARNTTGVTEEALKEFSMMFKHFDKEKSGRLNHQEFKSCLRSLGYDLPMVEEGEPDPEFEAILDTVDPNRDGNVSLQEYMAFMISRETENVKSSEEIESAFRALSTENKPYVTKEELYQNLSKEQADYCLSHMKPYLDSKGRELPTAFDFVEFTRSLFVN, from the exons ATGGTTACGTCACGTTTGGTCAAGAGAAACAAGCCCCGCCCTCCCGAGCAGCGCCTCATCGTTCACCGTCGATCCGCCCGGATAACAACCTCCACGTACGTTAGCTGCTTCATTAAACTCACCGAG AAGATGGACGCCTCAGGCAAAGTGCTGGAGACGGCCGAAGACATCCAGGAGCGCCGGCAGCAGGTGCTGGACCGCTACCGGCGCTTCAAGGACCTGTCGATCATGCGGCGGCAGAAGCTGGAGGACTCGTACCGCTTCCAGTTCTTCCGCCGCGACGCCGACGAGCTGGAGAAGTGGATccaggagaagctgcagattGCCTCCGACGAGAACTACAAGGACCCGTCCAACCTGCAG GGGAAGCTGCAGAAGCATCAGGCCTTCGAGGCCGAGGTCCAGGCCAATGCCGGCGCCATCATCAAACTGGACGAGACTGGAAACCTCATGATCAACGAGGGACACTTCTTCTCCGAGACCATCCGA ACTCGTCTGGAGGAGCTGCACCGCCTGtgggacctgctgctgctgaggaccAAGGAGAAGGGCATGCGTCTGCTGCAGGCCCAGAAACTGGTGCAGTACCTGCGCGAGTGTGAAGACGCCCTGGACTGGATCAGTGATAAG GAGGCCATGGCCACATCCGAGGAGCTGGGCCAGGACCTGGAGCACGTGGAGGTGCTGCAGAAGAAGTTCGAAGAGTTCCAGACGGACCTGGCGGCGCACGAGGAGCGCGTGAACGAGGTGAACCAGCTGGCGGCCAAGCTCATCCAGGAGACCCATCCCGAGGCAGAGCTCATCGTGCGCAAGCAGGACGAGGTGAACGCCGCCTGGCAGCGCCTGAAGGGCCTGGCCCAGCAGAGGCAGGGCAAACTGTTCGGAGCGGCCGAGGTGCAGCGCTTCAACAG GGACGTGGACGAGACCATCAGCTGGAtcaaggagaaggagcagctgaTGGCGTCGGACGATTTTGGACGCGACCTGGCCAGTGTGCAGGCTCTGCTGCGCAAACACGAGGGTCTTGAGCGAGACCTGGCTGCTCTGGAGGACAAG GTCAACACGCTGGGCGGCGACGCCGAGCGGCTGCAGCAGACTCATCCACAGAACGCCGCCCAGATCCACCTGAAGAAGGACGAGCTTGTCACCAACTGGGAACAGATCCGCACTCTGGCTGCGGAGCGCCACACTCGCCTGAACGACTCGTACAG GCTGCAGCGCTTCACCGCCGACTTCCGGGACCTGACCAGCTGGGTGACGGAGATGAAGGCCCTGATCAACGCTGACGAACTGGCAAACGACGTGGCCGGAGCAGAGGCACTGCTCGACCGCCACCAGGAGCACAAG gGAGAGATCGACGCTCACGAGGACAGTTTCAGATCAGCGGACGAAGCGGGACAGGCTCTGCTCAACACAGGTCACTACGCCTCCGAGGAGGTCAAGGAAAAG CTGGGCGTCCtcacggaggagaaggagactCTGCTGGAGCTGTGGGAGGTTCGCAGGCAGCAGTACGAGCAGTGTATGGACCTGCAGCTCTTCTACAGGGACACAGAGCAAGTCGACAACTGGATGAGCAAACAAGAG GCGTTCCTCCTGAACGAAGACCTGGGCGACTCCCTGGACAGCGTGGAAGCTCTGCTGAAGAAACACGAGGACTTTGAGAAGTCACTCAGCGCCCAGGAAGAGAAGATCACT GCCCTGGACGAGTTCGCTACCAAACTGATCCAGAACAACCACTACGCCAAAGAAGACGTGGCAACGCGCAGAGACGCT CTGCTCAACCGCCGCAACGCCCTGCACGAGCGCGCTCAGTCTCGCCGCGCCGCCCTGGAGGACTCGTTCCACCTGCAGCAGTTCTTCAGGGACTCCGACGAGCTCAAGAGCTGGATCAACGAGAAGATGAAGACAGCCACTGATGAAGCCTACAAG GACCCGTCCAACCTGCAGGGCAAAGTGCAGAAGCACCAGGCGTTCGAGGCAGAGCTGTCGGCCAACCAGAGCCGCATCGACGCACTGCAGAAGTCAGgccaggagctgctggacggGAAACACTACGCCTCCGACGAGGTGGCCTGTCGCATGGAGGAGGTCGGCTCCCAGTGGAAGAAGCTGCTGGAGGCCACCGAACTCAAAG GCATCAAGCTGCGTGAGgcaaaccagcagcagcagttcaacAGGAACGTCGAGGACATCGAGCTTTGGCTGTATGAGGTCGAAGGTCACCTGTCGTCGGACGACTACGGCAAAGATCTGACCAGCGTCCAGAACCTGCAGAAGAAACACGCGCTGCTGGAGGCAGACGTGGCCGCTCACCAG GATCGTATTGATGGCATCACCATCCAGGCCCGTCAGTTCCAAGAGGCCGGACACTTTGACGCCGACAACATCCGCAAAAAGCAGGAGGCTCTGGTCGTCCGTTACGAGGCGCTGCGTGAGCCGATGGCCGCTCGCAAGCAGAAGCTGTCAGACTCTCtgcggctgcagcagctgttcagAGACGTAGAGGACGAGGAGACGTGGATCCGCGAGAAGGAGCCGATCGCCGCCTCCACCAACAGAG GCAAAGACCTGATCGGAGTCCAGAACCTGCTGAAGAAGCACCAGGCACTGCAGGCGGAGATCAGCGGCCACGAGCCTCGCATCAAGGCTGTCACCCAGAAAGGAGAGGCTATGGTGGAGGAAG GACACTTTGCAGGTGAGGAGGTGAAAGTGAAGCTGGCTGAGCTTCACGGACGCTGGGACTCGCTGAAGGCAAAAGCCTCCCAGAGGAGACAGGACCTGGAGGACTCACTGCAGGCGCAGCAGTACTTCGCCGACGCCAACGAGGCCGAGTCCTGGATGAGGGAGAAGGAGCCGATCGTGGGCAGCGTGGACTACGGCAAAGACGAGGACTCTGCCGAG GCTCTGCTGAAGAAGCACGAGGCTCTGATGTCGGACCTCAGTGCCTACGGCAGCAGCATCCAGAGCCTGAAGGAACAGGCTCAGTCCTGCAGG CAACAAGTGGCGCCCACTGACGACGAGACGGGGAAGGAGCTGGTCTTGGCCTTGTACGACTACCAGGAGAAGAGTCCGCGGGAAGTGACCATGAAGAAGGGCGACATCTTGACACTGCTCAACAGCACCAACAAG GACTGGTGGAAGGTGGAGGTGAACGACCGTCAGGGCTTCGTTCCCGCCGCCTACGTGAAGAAGCTGGACCCGACCCAGTCGTCGTCCAGGGAGAACCTGCTGGACGAACATGGCAGCATCGCTCTGCGCCAGGACCAGATCGAGAACCA GCTTGTCACCAAGGAGGCCTGCAGCGTGTCAGTGCGCATGAAGCAGGTGGAAGAGCT GTACGGCACCTTGTTGGAGCTCGGAGAGAAACGTAAGGACATGTTGGAGAAGAGCTGCAAGAAGTTCATGTTGTTCCGCGAGGCCAACGAGCTGCAGCAGTGGATCCACGAGAAGGAGAGCGCCCTCACCAACGAGGAGATGGGCTCCGACCTGGAGCAGGTCGAGGTCCTGCAGAAGAAGTTCGACGACTTCCAGAAG GACCTGAAGGCCAACGAGTCTCGACTGAGGGACATCAACAAGGTGGCGTCGGAGCTGGAGTCTGAAGGTCTGATGGCGGAGGAGGCTCCGATGGTCCAGGCCCAG CAACAAGAGATGCTGGGTTCGGCTCCGGGCAAG GATGAAGCTGATTCCAAGACGGCGTCTCCATGGAag AATATTCGCTTGGCTGTTCAAACGACGGCAAACTTTAATACCATCAAG GAGCTGAACAACCGCTGGCGCTCGCTGCAGCAGCTTGCTGAGGAGAGGAGTAACATGCTGGGCAGCGCCCACGAGGTGCAGCGCTTCCACAG GGATGCTGATGAAACTAAAGAGTGGATCGAGGAGAAGAATCAGGCCCTGAACACTGACAACTACGGTCACGACTTGGCGAGTGTTCAGGCTCTGCAGCGCAAACACGAAGGCTTCGAGCGAGACCTGGCTGCTCTCGGCGACAAG GTGAACTCTCTGGGTGAGACGGCGGAGCGTCTGATCCAGTCCCACCCCGAGGCCGTGGACGACATCCAGGAGAAGTGCACGGAGCTGAACACGGCGTGGAGCAGCCTGGTCGGACGCGCTGACCAGCGCAAAGAAAAACTGGGCAACTCCCACGACCTGCAGCGCTTCCTGTCCGACTTCAG AGATCTGATGTCCTGGATCAATGGCATCCGAGGACTAGTGTCCTCAGAGGAACTGGCTAAAGATGTGACGGGAGCCGAGGCTCTTCTGGAGCGACACCAG GAACACCGCACGGAGATCGACGCCCGTGCCGGAACCTTCCAGGCCTTTGAGCAGTTcgggcagcagctgctggtgcgAGGTCACTACGCCAGTCCTGAGATTCAGCAGAAGCTTGAGGCTTTGGACCGCGAGCGCGCCGACCTGGAGCAGGCCTGGGTGCAGCGCCGCATGATGTTGGACCAGTGCCTGGAGCTGCAG CTATTCAACAGGGACTGTGAACAGGCCGAGAACTGGATGGCAGCTCGCGAGGCGTTCCTTGCCAGCGACGACAAGGGCGACTCGCTGGACAGCGTTGAGGCGCTCATCAAGAAGCATGAGGACTTCGACAAGGCCATTAACGTGCAG GAAGAGAAGATCGCCGCCCTGCAGTCCTTCGCCGATCAGCTGATCGGAGCGGATCATTACGCTAAACCTGAGATCTTCAACCGCCGCAAAGAAGTTCTAGACAG GTGGCGCCGGCTGAAGGCCCAGATGATCGAGAAGCGTTCCAAACTAGGCGAGTCTCAGACTCTGCAGCAGTTCAGCAGAGACGTGGACGAGATCGAGGCCTGGATCAGCGAGAAGCTGCAAACGGCGACTGACGAGTCATACAAGGATCCGACCAACATCCAG CTGTCCAAGCTGCTG AGTAAACATCAGAAGCATCAAGCGTTCGAGGCCGAGCTCCACGCCAATGCAGACAGGATCCGCGGCGTCATCGACACCGGCAACGCCCTGATCCAGAGAGGAGCCTGCGCCGGGAGTGAGGACGCAGTCAAG gttcGTCTCAACGCTCTGGATGAGCAGTGGCAGTTCCTCGTCAACAAATCTGCGGAGAAGAGCCAGAAACTCAAAGAGGCCAACAAGCAGCAGAACTTCAACACCGGCATCAAGGACTTTGACTTCTGGCTCTCAGAG GTGGAAGCTCTCCTCGCCTCTGAAGATTACGGTAAAGATCTGGCCTCGGTCAACAACCTGCTGAAGAAAcaccagctgctggaggccgACATCTCTGCCCACGAG GACCGTCTGAAGGACCTGAACAACCAGGCCGACAGCCTGATGGGCAGCAGCGCTTTCGACACCTCGCTGGTCAAGGACAAACGCGACGCCGTCAACGGTCGCTTCACCAAGATCAAGAGCATGGCCGCCGGCCGCCGCGCCAAACTCAACGAGTCACACCGCCTGCACCAGTTCTTCAGGGACTTGGACGACGAGGAGTCGTGGATCaa agaaaagaaattgCTCGTGAGTTCGGAGGACTACGGACGTGATTTGACAGGAGTTCAGAATCTGAGGAAGAAGCACAAGAGACTGGAGGCGGAGCTGGGAGCTCACGAGCCGGCCATCCAG TCGGTGCTCGACACTGGGAAGAAACTGTCCGATGACAACACCATCGGCCAGGAGGAGATCCAGCAGAGACTGGCCCAGTTTGTGGACCACTGGAAGGAGCTGAAGGACTTATCTGGGGCCAG GGGCCAGAGGCTGGAGGAGTCGCTGGAGTACCAGCAGTTTGTGGCGAacgtggaagaggaagaagcgtgGATCAATGAGAAGTTGAACCTGGTCGGGAGCGAGGACTACGGAGACACGCTGGCGGCGGTTCAG GGTCTGCTGAAGAAGCACGAGGCGTTTGAGACGGACTTCACGGTGCACAGGGACAGAGTCAACGACGTGTGTGCTAACGGAGACGAGCTGATCAAGAAG AACAACCATCACGTGGACAACATCAGTGCCAAGATGGCCGCGCTGCGAGGCAAAGTGTCGGAGCTGGAGCGGGCGGCGGCGCAGAGGAAGGCCAAGCTGGACGAGAACTCTGCCTTCCTGCAGTTCAACTGGAAGGCCGACGTGGTCGAGTCTTGGATCG gtgagaaagaaaacagcctGAAGACGGACGACTACGGTCGAGACCTGTCGTCTGTGCAGACTCTCCTCACCAAGCAG GAGACGTTTGACGCCGGCCTCCAGGCCTTCCAGCAGGAGGGCATCACCAACATCACGGCGCTGAAGGACCAGCTGCTGGCCGCCCAACACGTCCAGTCGAAAGCCATCGAGGCTCGTCACGCCTCCCTGATAAAGCGCTGGAACCAGCTGCTGTCCAACTCGGCCGCTCGCAAGAAGAAGCTCCTGGAGGCTCAGGAGCATTTCAGAAAG GTCGAGGACTTGTTCCTGACGTTCGCCAAGAAGGCGTCGGCCTTCAACAGCTGGTTCGAGAATGCGGAGGAGGACCTGACGGACCCGGTGCGGTGCAACTCGCTGGAGGAGATCCGGGCGCTGCGCGAGGCCCACGAGGCGTTCCGCTCGTCGCTTAGCTCGGCGCAGGCCGACTTCAACCAGCTAGACGAGCTGGACCAGCAGATCAAGAGCTACCAGGTGGTGTCCAACCCCTACACCTGGTTCACCATGGAGGCCCTCGAGGAGACGTGGAGGAACCTGCAGAAGATCATCAAG GAGCgagagctggagctgcagaagGAGCAGCGGCGACAGGAGGAGAACGACAAGTTGCGGCAGGAGTTTGCGCAGCACGCCAACGCATTCCACCAATGGCTGCAGGAGACCAG GACATATCTTCTGGATGG GTCGTGTATGGTGGAAGAGTCCGGAACCTTGGAGTCACAGCTAGAGGCCACCAAG cgtAAGCACCAGGAGATCCGGGCGATGCGCAGCCAGCTGAAGAAGATCGAGGACCTGGGAGCGGCGATGGAGGAGGCGCTGATCCTGGACAACAAGTACACGGAGCATAGCACGGTGGGCCTGGCCCAACAGTGGGACCAACTGGACCAGCTGGGCATGAGGATGCAGCACAACCTGGAGCAGCAGATCCAGGCCAG gAACACCACCGGAGTGACGGAGGAGGCGCTGAAGGAGTTCAGCATGATGTTCAA GCACTTTGACAAAGAGAAGTCTGGTCGTCTGAACCACCAGGAGTTCAAGTCGTGTCTGCGCTCGCTGGGCTACGACCTGCCCATGGTGGAGGAGGGTGAACCGGACCCCGAGTTCGAGGCCATTTTGGACACGGTGGATCCAAACAG ggACGGGAACGTGTCCTTGCAGGAGTACATGGCGTTCATGATCAGCCGAGAGACGGAGAACGTGAAGTCGAGCGAAGAGATCGAGAGCGCCTTCCGAGCTCTGAGCACAGAGAACAAACCCTACGTCACTAAAGAGGAACTCTACCAG aatcTTTCCAAGGAGCAGGCGGACTACTGCCTCTCGCACATGAAGCCGTACCTCGACAGTAAGGGCCGCGAGCTGCCGACGGCCTTCGACTTTGTCGAATTCACTCGCTCGCTCTTCGTCAACTGA